The following is a genomic window from Anopheles aquasalis chromosome 3, idAnoAquaMG_Q_19, whole genome shotgun sequence.
CGaagactactactactgctactactacgctAGCTATCGACAATAAGAAACCAGAGTGGCGACTAGTGGGTAGAaggtggtgttgatgttgatgaaggTGGTGGCTGTTTTAGAGCAGATCAATCGGATTCCCGATGCACCCGGTTAGATCGGTAATGGTAACGGCTAACCGGCGGCAGTGCTCCAGCACGATCGTCGACGTCACGAGCCCAAGATGCACCAGAAACAGTTCGTAACACCGGATCTTACCCGATGAGCTCCGGGGAAAGCATGTCTCTATCAGCCGactggatgaaaaaaaaatgagataaAGGAAGACGACTGATTCATacgccagcagcacaatcTTCCCCTCAGACAACCTACTGGTAGTAATCACCGGCCAAGATGCCCGCCATCAGTGACGGTTTGGTGGCTGGCAAACCGGGCGCACCGTGATGGTTCggtggttcgttcggtttcagCGCCGTACCGTGCTCGTCCTCGAACCAGAGAAAGTACGCGTAGCTGAACGTGACGTCCTTCCAGATCATCGACATGTACCCCTTGTCCAGATAGGTCCGTGCAAAGTCTACCATTGACCAAACCTGCAAAGAAGAAGCCGAGTGCGAGTGGAAcattagtttctttttttaggAATACTGTAAGCCTTTTTGtctgaccggaccggagcgaCAGAGATAAGAACCGGATGAAGGCAAGATTGaatgggaaaaatgaaacacttaAGTGGCCATCAAGCGATGGCTTAGGACATGCGTCACTTGCCCTGTGATAAGCGTTGAACAAGCAGTGACcatcgagagggagaggtagCCAGCGAGATGAAATACCGCGGGGGCAAGGTGCCTCCAAAGACAATGATTGCAACAATTAGGTCAACGTGAAGGACAGTGGTtcccaaaccaccagcaactgcCGTTGGAAAGGGATTTACGTCaactaaaatcaaataaaatggtCGTTTTGCATAGACACTGCTGCTTACCCTCTGCTTCAGTATGTCGGACGGATCCTGTACGTCAAGCGATGGTGACACGATCCTTCCATTGTACCGGTCGATATGCATAAAGTGGACCATCCCCGGGAACTCTTCCATATACGTGCTGGCAAAGAAATCACAAACTCGAGTGAAGGAGAACGACATTTCAtcataaaatatcaaaatgaaataaaaagagtGCTTCTGTTTTGAAAAGGATATGATCCCATGGTAAAGTTGCGATGCGTTTTGGTTTGCAGCAGATGGAACACTTCGCTCAGGCTATCCTCGGCCATATCCGCGATACCAGTGACGCGCTGCAGTCCATGCTCGAGCGTCGGGCAGCTGGCACACAGCAACCGGAACAGCTCCTTCACTGACTCCACGAACAGTGGCATATTGGAGTCGATCTTCACGATCAACCCATTGTCGGACGTCCGGAAGTAGTCCGTGTACTTTCGCCGCAGATTTTCCCACTTGCTCGTAAAACTACGCGTCGCTTCATCCACTTCGACGACGTTCGATTTCACCTTTCGCAGTGCCTCACTCGTATGCTTAACGAACGTATCGAGCGCATCAAATCCTCCCCGCAGATTGTCCAGATCGAACTGCAGCTGTAGGTTCTGTAGCTTGTGCAGCGCAAAGTAAACATCGTACAGGTGGCTAGCGAGGGCCG
Proteins encoded in this region:
- the LOC126574272 gene encoding Hermansky-Pudlak syndrome 1 protein homolog isoform X1, with amino-acid sequence MEGILVFDQTNDLIYHNFNEAMREKMHKQALDLGLLEEETVCPTQDLNSNVLIQIFSPLLASQRIMMCQFDNAYTSIQMENNLNVVFDEFLGYVFLEISTKEIDLIKRELGAFIAFIKYICGPNIFIIKNDANKSATLTELIDTYRELYATNQGILMEAIEQMLVNVDVKSTVVASLQAATDRLKQDPHSQRSHSILFVGSKFLALYSSRQAQELAAVDLLFLNLLCQSVNSRPQRRRIESQIVFLQGSIHQSHAGCVPHIVHVVQLFEHVSLVLLIEHAHTALASHLYDVYFALHKLQNLQLQFDLDNLRGGFDALDTFVKHTSEALRKVKSNVVEVDEATRSFTSKWENLRRKYTDYFRTSDNGLIVKIDSNMPLFVESVKELFRLLCASCPTLEHGLQRVTGIADMAEDSLSEVFHLLQTKTHRNFTMGSYMEEFPGMVHFMHIDRYNGRIVSPSLDVQDPSDILKQRVWSMVDFARTYLDKGYMSMIWKDVTFSYAYFLWFEDEHGTALKPNEPPNHHGAPGLPATKPSLMAGILAGDYYHRLIETCFPRSSSGKIRCYELFLVHLGLVTSTIVLEHCRRLAVTITDLTGCIGNPIDLL
- the LOC126574272 gene encoding Hermansky-Pudlak syndrome 1 protein homolog isoform X2 is translated as MEGILVFDQTNDLIYHNFNEAMREKMHKQALDLGLLEEETCPTQDLNSNVLIQIFSPLLASQRIMMCQFDNAYTSIQMENNLNVVFDEFLGYVFLEISTKEIDLIKRELGAFIAFIKYICGPNIFIIKNDANKSATLTELIDTYRELYATNQGILMEAIEQMLVNVDVKSTVVASLQAATDRLKQDPHSQRSHSILFVGSKFLALYSSRQAQELAAVDLLFLNLLCQSVNSRPQRRRIESQIVFLQGSIHQSHAGCVPHIVHVVQLFEHVSLVLLIEHAHTALASHLYDVYFALHKLQNLQLQFDLDNLRGGFDALDTFVKHTSEALRKVKSNVVEVDEATRSFTSKWENLRRKYTDYFRTSDNGLIVKIDSNMPLFVESVKELFRLLCASCPTLEHGLQRVTGIADMAEDSLSEVFHLLQTKTHRNFTMGSYMEEFPGMVHFMHIDRYNGRIVSPSLDVQDPSDILKQRVWSMVDFARTYLDKGYMSMIWKDVTFSYAYFLWFEDEHGTALKPNEPPNHHGAPGLPATKPSLMAGILAGDYYHRLIETCFPRSSSGKIRCYELFLVHLGLVTSTIVLEHCRRLAVTITDLTGCIGNPIDLL